The Streptomyces sp. NBC_00435 nucleotide sequence TGTTCGGCTTCGGCGGTGGGGCCGGAAGCGCCGGCCAGGGGCAGGACGTCGGCATCGAAACACGTACGGGCACCGGTGTGGCAGGCCGCTCCGACCTGGTCCACCCGGACGAGCAGGGTGTCGGCGTCGCAGTCGAGCGCGACGGACTTCACGTGCTGGAAGTGGCCTGAAGTGTCCCCCTTCACCCAGTACTCCTGGCGGCTGCGCGACCAGTACGTGCAGCGGCCGGTGGTCAGGGTGCGGTGCAGGGCCTCGTCGTCCATCCAGCCGAGCATGAGCACCTCACCGGTGTCGTGCTGCTGGGCGATGGCCGGGACCAGACCGTCCGCGGAGCGCTTGAGGCGCGCGGCGATGGCGGGATCGAGGGAGGACGTACTCATGGGAGCCATTGTGCCGCGCCGGGGGGACGATCAAGGATCCCTGTCCGCCTGATGGGCAGGCGCGGGACGGGTTCCAGCCGTAGGCTGGCCCGCATGTCTACCCATGCGAAGCGTGAACGACTGCTGCTGGCCGATCTGTTGGAGTCAGCCGGACCGGAGGCGCCGACGCTGTGCGAAGGCTGGCGGACGCGGGAACTCGCCGCCCACGTGGTGGTACGGGAGCGCCGCCCGGACGCGGCGGGCGGGCTGCTGCTGAACGTCCTGAAGGCCCGCCTGGACAAGGCGATGGAGGAGTACGGGGCCAAGCCGTACGAGGAGCTCATCCAGTTGATCCGTACGGGTCCGCCGAAGATGTCGGTGTACTCCCTCAAACAGATCGACGAGGCGGCGAACGCGGTGGAGTTCTACGTCCACGCCGAGGACGTCCGGCGCGCCCAGCCGGACTGGTCCCCGCGGGCCCTGGACCCGGTGTTCTCCGACTCCTTGTGGTCCCGGCTGGAGAAGCTGGCCCGCCTGACGGGCCGCCGCTCCCCGGTGGGCCTGGTCCTGCGCCGCCCGAACGGCCAGACGGCGGTGGCCCACAAGGGCGCGCCGGTGGTGACGGTGACGGGGGAACCGGGCGAGCTGACGTTGTTCTGCTTCGGCCGCCAGGACGCCGCCGCGGTGGAACTGGACGGCCCGAAGGAGGCCGTCGCGAAGCTCACGGTGGCCCGGTTGGGCATTTGACCCACCCGGGTAGGCGGCGCCTCGATCCGCCGGTGGGGCTTGATGCGGCCGGCGTCAGCCCGCACCTGACCGCCGGTGACCGGCCGATCCAGCCCGTCCGGCGTTCGAGGACCGGGGCCGGGCGGGACCTCCGCCTCGTAGGGCCGGACACCCGCACCCGCCCACCGCCCCGCCGGCCGGGGTCCGGCGCAGCGGCCCGAACCCCGGGAGGCGCGCCAGCGCTGAGCGGCGCGAGGAACACGTCGAAAGGCGCCGGGCTCAGGCGAAGGCCAGCTCCGCCCGGCGGACGGCGGGGGCGGACGTGCCGACGACCGCCCCCGCCATGCTCACCCCGGCGCCCGCCAGGAAGACCGGGGTCACGCCCCAGAGGTCCGCCGCGAAGCCGAAGACGGGGTACGCCAGCGGCGCCAGCCCCACCGCCGTGAAGGCCATCACCGAGCTGACCCGGCCCAGGTACGAGGGGTCCGTGGACGTCTGGATCAGGGCCACCGCCAGGCCTCCGCAGATCCCGCAGACCAGCCCCGTGAGCACGGCCAGTG carries:
- the hisI gene encoding phosphoribosyl-AMP cyclohydrolase; the protein is MAPMSTSSLDPAIAARLKRSADGLVPAIAQQHDTGEVLMLGWMDDEALHRTLTTGRCTYWSRSRQEYWVKGDTSGHFQHVKSVALDCDADTLLVRVDQVGAACHTGARTCFDADVLPLAGASGPTAEAEQAKPNS
- a CDS encoding TIGR03085 family metal-binding protein, whose protein sequence is MSTHAKRERLLLADLLESAGPEAPTLCEGWRTRELAAHVVVRERRPDAAGGLLLNVLKARLDKAMEEYGAKPYEELIQLIRTGPPKMSVYSLKQIDEAANAVEFYVHAEDVRRAQPDWSPRALDPVFSDSLWSRLEKLARLTGRRSPVGLVLRRPNGQTAVAHKGAPVVTVTGEPGELTLFCFGRQDAAAVELDGPKEAVAKLTVARLGI